Proteins encoded together in one Bombus vancouverensis nearcticus chromosome 14, iyBomVanc1_principal, whole genome shotgun sequence window:
- the LOC117155439 gene encoding uncharacterized protein LOC117155439, producing MLFVQWRILLPVFFSSQVVLAIFAGTKEHMTAYKLCTKVCIPGTILNFNNTGLTRIGDVFANTSDIRELYLDDNKIAYISDKAFDLMEGLEVLSISGNIISLEELSWLRYHATLRSLIINNNKWRSKYGDKDDISIPNTFGYFPTLEVLSLRGDSISQFDVPLDKFTPRLKKLDLSENYIQSFKFLDNLPETMEMLLLEKNGCPCPVRKLPANIRVLFLNENGITELCGARCTHSHSLSLKELEWLNILNVSGNSINSIESDAFKDTIHVQMIDLSHNYIGSVAEHVFRGLSSLKELRMSHNLLQIVPNMGSLNSLRYLDLANNYIEEVTNLNYLKSIETLEWLDLSNNRIKVLPMMLIYHTKSFEWNLLLKNNSIVNIDDLFTDKCLEIQLILHLQNNPFSFFKFNTLMVHTKEPVLPSVESNTISTESSEEFATDSEEN from the coding sequence ATGTTGTTCGTGCAGTGGAGGATCTTACTTCCGGTCTTCTTCAGCTCGCAAGTAGTACTTGCAATATTTGCGGGTACAAAGGAACATATGACGGCCTACAAACTTTGCACGAAAGTCTGCATTCCGGGAACCATTTTGAACTTTAACAATACAGGCCTGACAAGAATCGGAGACGTTTTCGCTAATACCTCGGACATAAGGGAGTTGTATCTCGACGACAACAAGATCGCGTACATTTCTGATAAAGCGTTCGACCTGATGGAAGGGCTGGAAGTTTTGAGTATCTCCGGCAACATAATATCTCTGGAAGAATTGTCGTGGCTCCGCTACCACGCAACATTGCGGAGTCTGATTATAAACAATAACAAGTGGAGATCCAAGTACGGCGATAAAGACGACATCAGCATCCCAAACACATTTGGATATTTTCCGACTCTGGAAGTCTTGTCGTTAAGAGGTGACAGTATTTCTCAATTCGACGTTCCCCTTGACAAATTCACGCCTAGACTAAAGAAATTGGACTTGTCGGAAAATTACATCCAGTCGTTCAAATTCCTCGACAATCTACCGGAAACCATGGAGATGCTCCTGTTGGAAAAGAACGGATGCCCGTGCCCGGTTCGAAAGCTTCCGGCTAACATCAGAGTTCTGTTTCTGAACGAAAACGGAATAACAGAATTGTGCGGTGCACGTTGCACGCATTCGCACTCGCTGTCGTTAAAAGAGCTCGAGTGGTTGAATATTCTGAACGTGTCCGGCAACAGTATCAACAGCATAGAGAGCGACGCATTCAAGGATACAATACACGTGCAAATGATAGATCTATCCCATAATTACATAGGATCGGTGGCGGAACACGTTTTCCGGGGACTGTCTAGCCTGAAGGAACTTCGCATGAGTCACAATCTGCTGCAGATTGTGCCGAATATGGGCTCGTTGAATAGCTTAAGATACTTGGATTTAGCCAACAATTACATCGAGGAAGTGACGAATTTGAACTATTTGAAGTCGATCGAGACGCTAGAATGGTTGGATTTATCGAATAACCGCATCAAAGTACTTCCCATGATGCTAATTTACCATACAAAATCCTTTGAATGGAATCTTTTGCTGAAAAATAACAGTATCGTGAACATCGATGATCTGTTTACGGATAAGTGTTTGGAAATACAGCTTATATTGCATCTTCAGAACAATCCGTTCTCGTTCTTCAAATTCAACACGTTAATGGTACACACGAAAGAACCTGTGCTGCCTAGCGTAGAGAGCAACACGATATCGACCGAGAGTTCAGAAGAATTCGCAACAGATTCTGAGGAAAACTAA